CTATTTGGCCAAATGAAACAAGGCTTATCAAAAAACCGGCCTGTCAATCTACATCAGCAATCCAGGGCTAGCTGCGTACATTCTGCCGCGTTCCGGACTCGGCCATAAGAACGGCATCGTGCTTGGAAACTTGGTCGGACTGATCGATAGCGATTATCAGGGCGAACTGCTGGTCTCGTGCTGGAATAGAAGCGACGATCAATTCAAGATCAATGTCGGAGATCGTATCGCTCAACTGATTATCGCACCGGTGGTGCGGGCACAATTCAAAATCGTCGATCAGTTCGTGGTCAGCGAGCGCGGTGAGTTGGGGTTTGGGTCGAGTGGAGAATAAGACATGCAATTGATAGAAGAAGTAAAAGCAGAGCTTGAAAGAGCAATAAATAAATTTCCAACATGGCCTACCGATCCGCTCCATGCTCTAGCCGTTCTTGGCGAAGAATACGGAGAACTCAACAAGGCCATGCTTCAACTTGTATACGAGCCGCATAAGACAACTGCGGAGGATGTTCGCATGGAAGCGATTCAAACCGCTGCGATGTCGATCCGGCTAGCGATGAGCCGGATTCTTACCAATACAAGGGGTGCGATCAACATAAACAATCGCATATCGAGAATGACAAGCGATGAGCAAAAACGCTGGATGGTACGCGGAGTTGCACCGCTGGGAAGAAGGATTATTTCCTGGCGCGGCATTTTGGGATGGTGAAAATGGAGTAACAGCCTACCCATCTGCGAATGGGCAGGCCTGTTTGATACGATGGAAGACGCCGATAAGTGGGCGTGGGATAACGATCCTGATCTTTAGCGCAACAATTCCTCAATCGCCTTACCGCGCCCGCCCTTGACCGTGGCGAGCGCGTCTACACGAACTGCGCCCAAGAAAAACGCTTTTTGCAATCTCTCGGAAGCCTGCGAAACCCGACTACAGTCGGCTTAGTCCGGTCGAATCCGGTGAACTTGACAAGCACCTCATCGCCGATTTCAAACGCCGCAATGTTGCAAGGCGGGTAGACGATCAAGACGTTGGTCAGCGTGTTCGCAGAATTCAAGTCAAAAGCATCTTTCTCGGATTGCAGCTTGCGGCATTCAGCAGCATTAAGCGTCACTGAGCATGTGCCGGCGTTGGTATTCAGCGCCGTAATCACTCCGTAGCGACAATAGGGCTTCCACTTATATTTACCCGGCTCCAGCGCGAGATGGTAGAACACGGCGGGCGGGCTGATCGAGTCCGTCAGCCGCAGCTTGCCGTGTGGCGCGAAATTGCTTCCAGCGGGCGCGATGTTGAGCGAGCGCTCATCGTAAATGACCACTCGCTCTGATGTGGTTCCGGCGTCAATCGTGGCGGATGTCTGCTGGTACGCATCGATGTAGAAGCCTGGCACCTCCATCGTGGCGACTTCTTTACCGACCGCCAACCCCAGGGTGTAGGTCGCGCACCAGCAATCGATGCTAAGCGCCGCCAAGGCCGCCTTACGCGCCGTGATTTCCGTGATCCTGGCGACCCTGGCAATCTTTTCCGCCATCAGCTTCTCATAGTCTTTCTGCGCGGCCTGTTCCTTCAACTTCGCTTCCGCGAACTTTTTAACCACGTCTTGCAACCCGTTCGGCACGTCCGGGTCGGTATGCGGCGCTTCGATCTTGTCCAGCTTGGCTTGTTCCTCCTCCCCGGCTTTCTTCGCCGGATCGGGCGGAAACGTATAGGTCGTCACCGGCGGCGGGTCCGGGTCAGGCTGGACGATCAGTACGCACCAGAGATGGGTTGCGGGATTTTTCGGCGCGTACTTGTAGGCGACGCCCGCCGCCGTGGCGGTGGATGACAGCAGGGCGTTCACATAGGCCGTTGTGCGCTTCCAGCCGGCCAGTGTGGCACTAGGGCTAGTGGTCCCGTACTTGAGTAGCTCTTCGACGCTAAGGGCGCTGTAGCCCACGTACAGCACCCGCTCAGCAGGTGTCGATTGGTTGTAGCCGATGTGTCCTGTCTCGCCCGTCGCGGCTTGGTTGCTTAGGTGGACCCGGCACACGCCGTCTAGGTCGGAATCGCGGGTGAGCGGGTCAAGAGAGTGATCTGCGCGGTAGGCATTGATTAGGTCAAAGAGTGGCGATTCTTGCGCACGATCCGGGTCAACCCATGGAAGCCCGGTTTCCGGGTCATTTTCCGGGTCTGGCGTCAAGGATGGAGCGGTGCTGTTTTCTTTCGAAATAAGGTCGTTTTTCCACTGCTCGATCACGGCGTTATAAGCCGCTTCCGCAATCGCCGAATCGTCTTTCAGCAAGTTAAGCGTGTTGATGGTTTTAAGGAGAAGTGCGGCATAAGCGGATTCTTGCTCTTGTAGTTTTGAAAGCTCTTTATCATATTTTGTAGTGTCATACAACGGGCGAATCTTATAGAGTCCTCCGCCGGTTTCAGACAAGATGATCGCTTTCCCCATGACTACGCCTCTTCTACCTTCATCCATGCGCGTCTTGTCGTAATCTCGTAATCAATAGCACCCACAGTCCATGATAGCACTCCGTCAAATACCGTGTCGTTCGGATGCAAATTAGGATTAATATCACACTCCGCGAAATGCTTGAGTTCTTTGTCGAATCCAGTTCGATAGACGCCAGTCAGTGTAACAGATTGCGGTGAGAATGAAACAGGAATCAGCCTCCCGCGCACTTTGATTTGTCCCGTTCTCGGCATCCTATCAGAATCAATGTCCCACATGAGCGCTTGCAGGAATTCGCCCATGGTTTCGATGCCGTTTGAATCGCGCAAACCGACGTAATAGCCAATCGCCCATCATTCGCTTTTCTCTCGTATAGATCAGCGAGTATGGCCGTTGAAGCATTAGGAATAACAACATCAATCCAGGTGGATTGCCCCAAGCGGCGTTGGCATTGAATGATGGAAAAAGGATACTCGATCAGTGTGCCGCCCGTTATATAGAGACGATAGATGATATTGGAGTCTGGAGTTGCGCTTAAATCGGGAGCTAGTGGCTTTGATGTGGTGTTAGGAATCCCTAGAGCAAGCCCTAGAGCGAGGCTTGGCGCTTGCACAGAGACCTGAATCGTGGGGACGCCAAGCCCGTATTCCAGAGCTAGTCCTGGCGGCTCGACAATGACCGCTGGCGGCGGCGCTAATAGCGCCAGCGCATAGCAATTTTCCGTATGATTCGCGGACCACGACAAACTGCCTGACGAATCAAACACCCATAACGTTTTGCTGCTATTGACGGGTCCAGCGACGTAAATATTCCCGGATTGATCGAGCTTTAATGCGCGAACATCAAGAATAGACGTAATCGGGAATCCTCCCGTTGTTATTTCTGTTCCGCTAGAATTGTATTTCTTGACATACCCGAATCCGCAAACGTAGATATATCCATCAGCGCCGACCGTAATAGCCCGGTCTGTTTCAAAATTATCAACCGACCATTGCAAAGTGCCTGAGCTATTGTATTTGCGCATCGTATAACTTCCATTCGATGCGCCGCACGTATAAACATTTCCTGAATCATCAACAGCAATGCCGTTGACGGTGGCCCCGTGATTCGCGGTCCACTGTTGAGTGCCTGAGCTATTATATTTTCGTGTCGTAATGCTGCTGGACACGCTGCCGCCCGTGTACACATTTCCAGCCGAATCCATGGCCACGGCAAACACATAATCGCCGTGATCAGCAGACCAAGACAACGTACCCGATGAGTTATATTTCCGAGTGGTCTTGCTGTCAATTCCAGTTGCGCGCCCGCCACCGATACAAACATCCGTGGAATTCGCGGCGACCGCATAAATAGTGGTTCCGTGGTCCTTGTTCCACTGCAATGTGCCGTTTAAGTATTGTCTAAGTCCTCCATCACCACCAGATGCCGTGCCGACGCCAGCACTGTATAAAAAGCTGTTTATGGAGTCTGTGGAGAGTCCGTATATAGCGGCGCTACGTGAAATAGAATCAATCGACGATCCAGCAAAGCTATAGCGCCGGATATTGATGTTGGTTGCGGTGGCAATGCCGGCGGTATAGACGTAACTCGTCATTCGGATACCTCCATGATCGACGATGATTTGTCGATAAATATGGTAATCTCGTTGACCGTAAACGTTTCTCCGTTCCCTAGGTCGGCAATGTCATTAGGTCGCAAGTAAATATCCACGTCGCAACGAATACGCCGTTCTCCGTTTCTGTCATTCCTATAAGCGGCGTTCTTAATAGCGATGGTATTGTAATTATAAACGGTCGCTGATTCTCCGTAGAGCGTGATACTGGCGTTTTTGCCCCCACGATCCACCGAAGCGCCGCTTAAATCAACTGCAATCCATGGATCGATCTGTTCAATTCCGTCATTAAATCGGACGCCGCGCCAGATCGTGATGGAATGACCGATTTGATCCAGAATCGCGGTGAGCGACTCTGCATCCGGTATCTCGCAAACGTAAGTCGCCGATGTGGTTGTTTCAGAGATACGCAGCTGTATGGACTTCAGTTTAATGGAAATTGACGCATCATCGTCAAAGACTAGACGATGAATGACAGGGACCGGCAATCCAACATAATAGCGAGTAATCGTCGGAATCCCTAGCGACAATCCTAACGCTAGTCCTGGAGGACTCACATAGACCATTCCTGATATAGTCGGAGTGCCTAGATGAATAGGCAGTCTTAATGCCGGAGTCTGGACTTCTCGAACCGATAGACACAACGCGCCAAGCGCATTACCCGCAACGTCTGAAGTATTCGTGCCAAACGTGGTTGCTTGCCAATCAATCGCATAGCCCACAATACCAAACACCGTGCGAGTCGCCGGCCCGGAACTTCCGCCAGACGGGACCACGCGAACGCCATAAATCGTATCATCCGAGTCAATGGAAATTGCCGAAAGCGTGTAATTCCCGAATCCTGAATCCTTGGTAATGAAGTTTAGACTGGAATCGTATTCGTAGAAGACATAATACGTTCCGCTTAAGCTCACGGGCGTCATAGAGACCGCAAAGTGTCCGCTCGATAGTTCGACAATCCCCGTGCCTTGGCTGTTATAGCTACTATCGTTGACCGGTCCTATTGCGCCAGCGACAAAACTACCACTGGCGTTGTATTTACGAACTGCCTGTACTACTCCGGTATTCCAGAAAAATCCAGCGATGAACACATTCCCGGATGAATCCACAGCAATGCCGCGAATCGCCGAATTAAACTCATTGCAGGCACTCCAAACGATACTACCGTCCGATGCGTCTATTTTAACAAGGATGTTTTCAGTATAGGGGAATGCCGTTCCGCCAACATAAATATAACCGCCACGATAGACTATCGGGCGAGGATACGGATTATCGAGGTGAGGCGATGAATACCCGGTATCTGTTGACCATTGCAATGCACCTGATGAATTGTATTTTCTGAGATTGTAATAGCCAGTTGCGCCGGGCGTCGTTCTGACAGCGCCGCTCGAATTCACAGCATCGCCATAGACATAAATATTCTCGGAATCATCAATCGCAATACCGAAACACGCCGCGCCGTGATTCGCATACCATAACAAATCGCCGTCTTGATTGAACTTGCGCGTAGTCATCGCATATTCAGAATATGCGGATAGGCTCTCGGTATCGGTATAATATTTGAGGTCAGATGCGCAATACTGACTGCCATCATCGCCCAGCACAATTCCCCATACGTTTGAGGTATTGCGACCGAAATAGACTCGATTCCCGTGCAAGTAGGGATTGCCGGATGAGTCTATTTTCTGTCCGAGAGGATAATCAAGACTAAAGGCTCCCTCGCAGCCAATTGCTAATAGCGGCTTCGCCATGATTAGGGCTTATAGATGAGCTTATTGATGGCGTTCCAATTAATCGACCAGTCCGTGCTGACTGAGATCACGTCCGTATCATCGGAGTTGGGGAGCATTCTAAAAACAACCGGATTCGTCACGCCTCCGAAAGTCCCAACCGCGACACAAATAACATGTCGGAATGTAGCGGTTAGCGATGTCCAGGTTAAATCATCGTAATCGATATTTGAATTCGTGACCACGGGCGTCGTAAGTTGCTTTCCGCCAACCGTATAACCTCCAGTAGTAGTCAACTCATTATAGCTTGGGTCTGTGCTGTCATTCGCGCCGTTGTCCCATTGCGTGTGCGCTGAATTGAATGTATAGCCAGAAGTGACTAGACGAATACGGAGTTCCGAGGTGTCCAG
This portion of the Vampirovibrionales bacterium genome encodes:
- a CDS encoding CAP domain-containing protein — its product is MGKAIILSETGGGLYKIRPLYDTTKYDKELSKLQEQESAYAALLLKTINTLNLLKDDSAIAEAAYNAVIEQWKNDLISKENSTAPSLTPDPENDPETGLPWVDPDRAQESPLFDLINAYRADHSLDPLTRDSDLDGVCRVHLSNQAATGETGHIGYNQSTPAERVLYVGYSALSVEELLKYGTTSPSATLAGWKRTTAYVNALLSSTATAAGVAYKYAPKNPATHLWCVLIVQPDPDPPPVTTYTFPPDPAKKAGEEEQAKLDKIEAPHTDPDVPNGLQDVVKKFAEAKLKEQAAQKDYEKLMAEKIARVARITEITARKAALAALSIDCWCATYTLGLAVGKEVATMEVPGFYIDAYQQTSATIDAGTTSERVVIYDERSLNIAPAGSNFAPHGKLRLTDSISPPAVFYHLALEPGKYKWKPYCRYGVITALNTNAGTCSVTLNAAECRKLQSEKDAFDLNSANTLTNVLIVYPPCNIAAFEIGDEVLVKFTGFDRTKPTVVGFRRLPRDCKKRFSWAQFV
- a CDS encoding SBBP repeat-containing protein is translated as MTSYVYTAGIATATNINIRRYSFAGSSIDSISRSAAIYGLSTDSINSFLYSAGVGTASGGDGGLRQYLNGTLQWNKDHGTTIYAVAANSTDVCIGGGRATGIDSKTTRKYNSSGTLSWSADHGDYVFAVAMDSAGNVYTGGSVSSSITTRKYNSSGTQQWTANHGATVNGIAVDDSGNVYTCGASNGSYTMRKYNSSGTLQWSVDNFETDRAITVGADGYIYVCGFGYVKKYNSSGTEITTGGFPITSILDVRALKLDQSGNIYVAGPVNSSKTLWVFDSSGSLSWSANHTENCYALALLAPPPAVIVEPPGLALEYGLGVPTIQVSVQAPSLALGLALGIPNTTSKPLAPDLSATPDSNIIYRLYITGGTLIEYPFSIIQCQRRLGQSTWIDVVIPNASTAILADLYERKANDGRLAITSVCAIQTASKPWANSCKRSCGTLILIGCRERDKSKCAGG